One region of Acidovorax sp. T1 genomic DNA includes:
- a CDS encoding DUF5983 family protein yields MSQKPNPFLRGYWNLKIVRTLCIGYDDGSPHVWRIIHASQKHFSDEELISSSCIVTSDFAVVRNGPEPVSAEVLAECDTAEGVSGEGVIGAVVYAIHGDDFDGRPIHVGDAYSAEAAREVVQRLSFETGYYSRCWEISSAHISQETGQYLANLADLATPEAFLFIAFRVPYSPAIGIKLISTPWTDKNLDHAEGISAEQLRQEHRSKGMPDDLANVIELAGQADVRILILDADAPVLLGLPLAES; encoded by the coding sequence ATGTCCCAGAAACCCAATCCCTTTCTCCGCGGCTACTGGAATCTAAAAATCGTCCGCACGCTGTGCATCGGCTACGACGACGGAAGCCCGCATGTCTGGCGAATCATCCACGCGAGTCAAAAGCACTTTTCCGACGAGGAACTGATTTCATCCTCGTGCATCGTCACCAGCGATTTCGCCGTGGTCAGGAATGGTCCCGAACCCGTGAGTGCCGAGGTGCTGGCCGAATGCGATACCGCAGAAGGTGTCAGCGGCGAAGGTGTAATCGGTGCCGTGGTCTATGCCATCCATGGCGACGACTTCGACGGTCGCCCCATCCACGTCGGCGACGCCTATTCGGCAGAGGCAGCGCGGGAAGTCGTACAGCGCCTGAGTTTCGAGACCGGCTACTACAGCCGGTGCTGGGAAATCAGCAGCGCACACATCAGCCAAGAAACCGGCCAATACCTCGCCAACCTGGCAGACCTCGCTACGCCGGAGGCATTCCTGTTCATCGCGTTCCGGGTTCCGTACAGCCCGGCGATCGGCATCAAGCTGATCTCCACCCCCTGGACGGACAAGAACCTGGACCACGCCGAGGGCATCAGTGCGGAGCAGCTTCGCCAGGAGCACCGAAGCAAGGGTATGCCGGATGACCTGGCGAACGTCATTGAACTGGCTGGCCAGGCCGACGTGCGCATCCTGATTCTCGACGCCGACGCACCCGTGCTGTTGGGCCTGCCGTTGGCCGAATCCTAG
- a CDS encoding DUF3085 domain-containing protein yields MSLRFRGSDLRPVLAEAIANQCRVALAKDQGVYFLAERGERRPDGRVKLLAYAVGCNPDTDPFDDWWELARAELGGDDFGEFFDPKDSVFTRILQSSDDLELSATATYLSLAAVESA; encoded by the coding sequence ATGTCACTGCGATTCAGAGGCTCCGACCTGCGCCCCGTGCTTGCCGAGGCCATCGCCAACCAATGCCGCGTCGCCCTGGCCAAGGACCAGGGCGTGTACTTCCTCGCCGAGCGCGGAGAGCGCCGCCCCGATGGCCGCGTGAAGCTGCTGGCCTATGCCGTCGGCTGCAACCCGGATACCGACCCGTTCGATGACTGGTGGGAACTGGCACGCGCCGAGCTTGGCGGCGACGACTTCGGCGAGTTCTTCGACCCGAAAGACAGCGTTTTCACTCGCATTCTGCAAAGCTCAGATGATCTGGAGCTGTCCGCCACCGCTACGTATCTGTCACTGGCGGCGGTGGAATCGGCGTAG
- a CDS encoding DUF3577 domain-containing protein, whose amino-acid sequence MNTTSNEKSYFDLHTSGIGYIQRVREVPVRGGRRAQPFLACTVAALVGPARDPSYRYFDVKVSGAEAKNLVQRYIGVDDPKQRPLVRFRLGDLWGDAYIRDKGERKGEAAASLKARLLKAEPLDRAELASIKQHELITRGIGYLSRPKDVTPKDGDPFLSCCVAALAGPVGEPDYRYFDTIVATPEAEHLVRRCVQAIEGDRKVLIAFKLNDMKIDPYIRTKGERAGEPGASLESTLIHIGLIKIDGTQVYPTNQAQAEDAPAPEAEDAADTAADQPVKPAEREPAGEVEEQEPALAASF is encoded by the coding sequence ATGAACACCACGTCCAACGAGAAATCGTATTTCGACCTCCACACCTCGGGCATCGGCTATATCCAGCGTGTCCGTGAAGTGCCTGTCCGGGGCGGCCGCCGTGCGCAGCCTTTCCTGGCATGCACCGTTGCCGCGCTGGTCGGCCCCGCCAGGGACCCCAGCTACCGCTACTTCGACGTCAAGGTCTCGGGTGCCGAGGCCAAGAACCTCGTCCAGCGCTACATCGGCGTTGACGATCCCAAGCAGCGCCCGCTGGTGCGCTTCCGCCTCGGCGACCTGTGGGGCGATGCGTACATCCGCGACAAGGGCGAGCGCAAGGGTGAAGCCGCCGCGTCTCTCAAGGCGCGACTGCTCAAGGCCGAGCCGCTTGACCGGGCCGAACTGGCTTCCATCAAGCAGCACGAGCTGATCACCCGCGGCATCGGCTACCTTAGCCGTCCGAAGGACGTCACCCCCAAGGATGGCGATCCGTTCCTGTCGTGCTGCGTCGCGGCTCTGGCCGGGCCTGTCGGTGAACCGGACTATCGGTACTTCGACACCATCGTCGCCACCCCTGAAGCCGAGCACCTGGTTCGCCGGTGCGTGCAGGCCATCGAAGGGGACCGCAAGGTGCTGATCGCCTTCAAGTTGAACGACATGAAGATCGATCCGTACATCCGCACCAAGGGTGAGCGCGCCGGGGAGCCGGGAGCGAGCCTGGAATCGACGCTGATCCACATCGGTCTGATCAAGATCGACGGCACGCAGGTCTATCCGACGAACCAGGCGCAGGCCGAGGACGCACCCGCGCCCGAAGCCGAGGACGCCGCCGACACCGCTGCCGACCAGCCTGTCAAGCCCGCCGAGCGCGAGCCCGCAGGTGAAGTCGAAGAGCAGGAGCCGGCATTGGCTGCTTCGTTCTGA
- a CDS encoding DUF3275 family protein → MAVTSAPEKSATPIIVPGQLALRTIHGRNGKFNVGKLECQLGKFTIKDAELEQYPEGKYQGEFVLRYIFLKGYPISDGSMRFEMRANLDGMTLFGIDKLSKAEAHSFAPQEVDPLDEEQGTQPVATPAKPAKASRSAKPAPVQASADPLVDTTPFGVDAPPAAAAAAGSTEDGDAALFGLLWPLGESVKLDSTIDRRALRAQIARLGELGYALDFKTQEWSRQAELQPA, encoded by the coding sequence ATGGCAGTCACATCGGCACCCGAGAAATCGGCCACGCCCATCATCGTCCCGGGCCAGCTCGCGCTGCGCACCATTCACGGCCGCAACGGAAAGTTCAATGTTGGCAAGCTCGAATGCCAACTCGGAAAATTCACGATTAAAGACGCGGAGTTGGAGCAATACCCCGAGGGCAAGTACCAAGGGGAGTTCGTTCTTCGCTACATCTTCCTCAAAGGCTATCCGATCAGCGACGGCAGCATGCGTTTCGAGATGCGCGCCAACCTGGACGGTATGACACTTTTCGGCATCGACAAGCTGAGCAAGGCCGAAGCACATAGCTTCGCCCCGCAGGAAGTCGATCCGCTCGATGAAGAGCAAGGGACGCAGCCTGTGGCAACGCCGGCCAAGCCCGCCAAGGCATCCAGGTCCGCCAAACCTGCACCCGTGCAGGCGTCCGCGGACCCGCTGGTCGATACCACGCCCTTCGGCGTGGACGCGCCGCCTGCTGCGGCTGCTGCCGCCGGCAGCACCGAGGATGGCGACGCCGCGCTGTTCGGCCTGTTGTGGCCGCTGGGCGAGTCCGTGAAGCTGGATTCGACCATCGACCGCCGCGCCCTGCGCGCGCAGATCGCCCGCCTGGGCGAACTGGGCTACGCGCTGGACTTCAAGACGCAGGAGTGGAGCCGCCAGGCCGAACTGCAACCTGCGTGA
- a CDS encoding DUF6094 domain-containing protein: MTHPRRHALACFRHSSPANQETSMALMFPRLARNFAKNGYYPTDEPTLERALNALMPSDGPMCILDPCAGEGVAIAEAAHALGREQAKAFAVEFDAERARHARGLVDHCLHADLMDTMVSKQSFGLLWLNPPYGDLSKDINGNIGYQGQGRARLEKLFYQRSLSLLQYGGVLVFIVPGYVLDAELVGWLTRHYTDLRIYRAVETQFKQVVIFGRRVRQRELASDSIKAVRNLLLQVGLGEVEPEELPSDWPFLPYIVPASPAEPEHFFRVTMEPEQFTDEVGRLQGLWPSLDTHLGAAQQSLRPPARALSHWHLALALAAGAISGVVRSQTGRVLVVKGDTHKDKTLQREFTERDDGSIAETRILTDKFVPVIRAWDMTPGSPTRGEVLTIR; this comes from the coding sequence CTGACCCACCCACGGAGGCACGCCTTGGCGTGCTTCCGCCATTCATCCCCCGCCAACCAGGAGACTTCCATGGCCCTCATGTTCCCGCGGCTCGCCCGCAATTTCGCCAAGAACGGTTACTACCCAACCGACGAACCCACGCTCGAAAGAGCCCTCAACGCACTGATGCCCAGCGACGGGCCGATGTGCATCCTTGATCCCTGCGCCGGCGAAGGCGTGGCGATCGCCGAAGCCGCCCACGCCCTCGGGCGCGAGCAGGCCAAGGCGTTCGCGGTCGAGTTCGACGCGGAGCGGGCACGCCATGCCCGCGGCCTGGTCGATCACTGCCTACACGCGGACCTGATGGACACGATGGTCTCCAAGCAGTCCTTCGGGCTGCTCTGGCTGAATCCGCCGTATGGCGACCTGTCCAAGGACATCAACGGCAACATCGGCTATCAGGGCCAAGGCCGCGCCCGTCTCGAAAAGCTGTTCTATCAGCGCAGTCTGTCGTTGCTGCAATACGGCGGCGTGCTGGTCTTCATCGTCCCCGGCTACGTGCTCGACGCGGAGCTGGTCGGCTGGCTGACACGCCACTACACGGACCTGCGCATCTACCGAGCGGTGGAGACGCAGTTCAAGCAGGTGGTGATCTTCGGCCGTCGGGTGCGTCAGCGCGAGCTGGCGTCGGATTCGATTAAGGCCGTGCGCAATCTGCTGCTGCAGGTTGGGCTTGGCGAAGTCGAACCCGAGGAACTGCCGAGCGACTGGCCGTTCCTGCCGTACATCGTCCCCGCCAGTCCGGCCGAGCCGGAGCACTTCTTCCGCGTGACGATGGAGCCCGAACAGTTCACCGACGAGGTTGGCAGGCTGCAAGGTCTCTGGCCGTCTCTGGACACGCACCTAGGGGCCGCGCAGCAATCGCTGCGTCCACCGGCGCGGGCCTTGTCCCACTGGCATCTCGCCCTGGCTTTGGCCGCGGGTGCGATTTCCGGCGTCGTGCGCTCCCAGACCGGGCGCGTGCTCGTCGTCAAGGGTGACACCCACAAGGACAAGACGCTCCAGCGGGAATTCACCGAACGCGACGACGGCTCCATCGCCGAGACCCGCATCCTCACCGACAAGTTCGTGCCCGTCATCCGCGCGTGGGACATGACGCCTGGCTCCCCGACACGGGGCGAGGTGCTGACCATCCGCTAA
- a CDS encoding helicase-related protein: MSLDLETNAAEAAPVQGELLDAESSPLTLSLQDFVGEFGDELLDALNSANPPVYTGQPQAHRQLIVASLKRKLFQAQAEVVHAAAELLIDRGEHAAIVNGEMGCGKTTVGIATAAVLNAEGYRRTLVLSPPHLVYKWRREIQETVAGAKVWVLNGPDTLVKLIKLREQLGVQPTGQEFFVLGRVRMRMGFHWKPVFTQRRTRHGDVAACPDCGTVITDLDGEPVNPVALEAEEYRRKCSHCAAPLWTLIRPRSLSGSDQSSAVLKALKRIPTIGEITAQKLMKRFGDGFLASMLGDNVHEFINLMDGNGELVFSDRQATRMERAMANMEFGFGEGGYQPSEFIKRYLPQGTFDLLIADEAHEYKNGGSAQGQAMGVLAAKARKTLLLTGTLMGGYGDDLFYLLFRALPGRMIEDGYRPTTSGSMTSAAMAFMRDHGVLKDIYSESTGTAHKTAKGTKVSVRTVKAPGFGPKGVLRCILPFTIFLKLKDIGGNVLPPYDEEFREVAMDTAQAAAYRDLAGRLTAELKQALARRDTTLLGVVLNVLLAWPDCCFRSETVVHPRTRNTLAFVPAQFNEFEVTPKERELIDICKEEKAQGRKVLAYTVYTGTRDTTSRLKVLLEQEGFKVAVLRASVDASRREDWIAEQLDRGIDVLITNPELVKTGLDLLEFPTIVFMQSGYNVYSLQQAARRSWRIGQKHPVRVIYLGYAGSSQMTCLELMAKKIMVSQSTSGDVPESGLDVLNQDGDSVEVALARQLVAA; this comes from the coding sequence ATGTCCCTCGATCTCGAAACCAATGCCGCTGAAGCCGCGCCCGTACAGGGCGAACTGCTCGATGCGGAATCTTCCCCTCTGACCCTGAGCCTTCAGGATTTCGTCGGCGAGTTCGGCGACGAACTGCTCGACGCCCTCAACAGCGCTAATCCGCCGGTCTATACCGGCCAACCGCAGGCACATCGCCAGCTCATCGTCGCCAGCCTCAAGCGCAAGCTGTTCCAGGCCCAGGCCGAAGTCGTCCATGCCGCCGCCGAGCTGCTGATTGACCGTGGCGAACATGCCGCGATCGTCAATGGCGAAATGGGCTGCGGCAAGACGACCGTCGGCATCGCCACGGCCGCCGTGCTCAACGCCGAAGGCTACCGCCGCACCTTGGTTCTTTCGCCGCCGCACCTTGTTTACAAGTGGCGGCGCGAGATCCAGGAGACGGTAGCGGGCGCCAAAGTGTGGGTGCTTAACGGGCCGGATACGCTCGTCAAGCTCATCAAGCTGCGTGAGCAGTTGGGTGTGCAGCCCACGGGTCAGGAGTTCTTCGTCCTGGGCCGCGTGAGGATGCGGATGGGCTTCCACTGGAAGCCTGTCTTCACCCAGCGACGCACCCGCCACGGCGACGTCGCCGCATGCCCGGACTGCGGCACGGTCATCACCGACCTCGACGGCGAGCCGGTCAACCCGGTCGCGCTTGAAGCCGAGGAGTACCGCAGGAAGTGCAGCCATTGCGCCGCGCCCTTGTGGACGCTGATCCGCCCGCGCAGCCTGTCCGGCAGCGATCAGTCCTCGGCCGTCCTCAAAGCCTTGAAGCGCATCCCGACCATCGGGGAAATCACCGCGCAGAAGCTCATGAAGCGCTTCGGTGATGGTTTCCTTGCCTCGATGTTGGGGGACAACGTGCATGAGTTCATCAACCTCATGGACGGCAACGGCGAACTGGTCTTTTCCGACCGTCAGGCCACGCGCATGGAACGCGCGATGGCCAACATGGAGTTCGGCTTCGGCGAGGGCGGCTACCAACCGTCCGAGTTCATCAAGAGGTACCTGCCGCAAGGCACGTTCGACCTGCTCATCGCCGACGAGGCCCATGAGTACAAGAACGGCGGCAGTGCCCAAGGCCAGGCCATGGGCGTGCTGGCGGCGAAGGCTCGCAAGACCTTGCTGCTGACTGGCACGCTGATGGGCGGCTATGGGGACGACCTGTTCTATCTGCTGTTCCGAGCCCTGCCTGGGCGGATGATCGAAGACGGCTACCGCCCGACCACGAGCGGCAGCATGACCTCGGCTGCGATGGCGTTCATGCGCGATCACGGGGTCTTGAAGGACATCTACTCCGAGAGCACCGGCACGGCGCACAAGACGGCCAAGGGCACCAAGGTATCGGTGCGCACGGTCAAGGCTCCGGGCTTCGGCCCCAAGGGCGTCTTGCGCTGCATCCTGCCGTTCACGATCTTCCTCAAGCTCAAGGACATCGGCGGCAACGTCCTGCCGCCGTATGACGAGGAGTTCCGCGAAGTCGCGATGGACACGGCGCAAGCCGCGGCCTACCGCGATCTGGCGGGTCGGCTGACCGCGGAGCTGAAACAGGCTCTGGCGCGACGCGATACGACCTTGCTGGGTGTGGTCCTCAACGTGCTGCTGGCCTGGCCGGATTGCTGCTTCCGGTCGGAGACCGTGGTGCATCCGCGCACGCGCAACACCTTGGCGTTCGTCCCGGCTCAGTTCAACGAGTTCGAGGTGACACCGAAAGAGCGCGAGCTGATCGACATCTGCAAAGAGGAGAAGGCGCAAGGCCGCAAGGTTCTGGCCTACACGGTCTATACCGGCACGCGCGACACCACGTCGCGCCTGAAGGTGCTGCTGGAGCAGGAGGGCTTCAAGGTGGCGGTGCTGCGCGCGAGCGTGGACGCCAGCCGCCGCGAAGACTGGATCGCCGAGCAACTGGACCGTGGCATCGACGTGCTCATCACCAACCCCGAGCTGGTCAAGACGGGGCTGGATCTGTTGGAGTTCCCGACGATCGTGTTCATGCAGTCGGGCTACAACGTGTACTCGCTCCAGCAGGCGGCACGCCGCTCCTGGCGCATCGGGCAGAAGCACCCCGTGCGCGTGATCTATCTCGGCTACGCCGGTTCCTCGCAGATGACATGCCTCGAACTGATGGCCAAGAAGATCATGGTCTCGCAGTCCACCTCGGGCGATGTACCCGAATCGGGGCTGGATGTCCTGAACCAGGATGGTGATTCCGTCGAGGTCGCACTGGCCCGGCAACTGGTCGCCGCCTGA
- the pilL2 gene encoding PFGI-1 class ICE element type IV pilus protein PilL2 has translation MCPSPPWFHHPERRLLAGFLGLLWSVLAGGCATTTAPVAPDTIEEVSAAPEPEAPEYIPVVRYARYTLVELAPTAAQRDLLLQTIDVSMPEDARATVGDGLRHVLKRSGYSLCQTAHAVIELYKLPLPAAHLHLGPMTLRDALLTLAGPAWELHADDRARQICFERPGDSVAAEPMPEPTAADAVQTFPLMPSTPGGQP, from the coding sequence ATGTGCCCCTCTCCACCCTGGTTTCACCATCCCGAACGCCGCCTGCTGGCGGGATTTCTCGGCCTGCTTTGGTCGGTGCTGGCCGGTGGCTGCGCGACGACGACTGCGCCGGTCGCGCCCGACACCATCGAGGAAGTCTCGGCCGCGCCCGAACCCGAAGCGCCCGAGTACATCCCGGTCGTGCGCTACGCCCGCTACACGCTGGTCGAACTGGCCCCTACAGCGGCGCAGCGCGACCTGCTGTTGCAGACCATCGACGTGTCGATGCCCGAGGATGCCCGCGCCACGGTCGGCGATGGGCTGCGGCATGTGCTCAAGCGCAGCGGCTACAGCCTGTGCCAAACGGCGCATGCCGTGATCGAGCTGTATAAGCTGCCACTCCCGGCGGCGCACCTGCATCTCGGTCCCATGACCTTGCGCGATGCGCTGCTCACCCTGGCTGGTCCGGCCTGGGAACTGCACGCGGATGACCGCGCACGACAGATTTGCTTCGAGCGGCCCGGCGACAGCGTGGCCGCCGAACCCATGCCCGAACCGACCGCCGCCGATGCGGTGCAGACCTTCCCGCTGATGCCTTCCACTCCAGGAGGCCAGCCATGA
- a CDS encoding TIGR03759 family integrating conjugative element protein: MKPSIILSALLLASVQWPAWAQQSATAPARNAQSQERPLAARVLDDRVASNWGLQPQEWVRYRELMDGPLGIYSPNLDPLSALGIEARTDEERRRYAELQVQIEARRVEKLLAYQRAYDEAWQRLNPGMQRVNLPDDGPGAGTARGSGRMAVFVKDGCAACGQLVQRLQSSGAEFDLYMVGSRQDDARIRDWAKRAQIDPARVRSGSITLNHDGGRWLSLGLPGDLPAAVREVNGQWQRQP; encoded by the coding sequence ATGAAGCCGTCGATCATCCTTTCCGCACTCCTACTGGCTTCAGTCCAGTGGCCCGCGTGGGCGCAGCAGTCAGCCACGGCTCCCGCCCGCAATGCGCAGAGCCAGGAGCGCCCGCTGGCCGCCCGCGTCCTGGACGACCGAGTAGCAAGCAACTGGGGCCTCCAACCCCAGGAATGGGTGCGTTACCGCGAGCTGATGGATGGGCCGCTGGGCATCTACTCGCCCAACCTGGACCCGCTGTCTGCCCTAGGCATCGAGGCACGCACCGACGAAGAACGGCGGCGCTATGCAGAGCTGCAGGTGCAAATCGAGGCACGCCGCGTCGAGAAGTTGCTCGCCTACCAACGCGCCTACGACGAAGCCTGGCAGCGCCTGAACCCCGGCATGCAGCGCGTGAACCTGCCCGACGACGGGCCGGGCGCCGGCACCGCGCGCGGCAGCGGCCGAATGGCGGTGTTCGTCAAGGACGGCTGCGCGGCCTGTGGGCAGCTCGTGCAGCGCCTGCAATCCTCGGGTGCCGAGTTCGACCTGTATATGGTGGGCAGCCGCCAGGACGATGCACGCATCCGCGACTGGGCCAAGCGCGCGCAGATCGACCCGGCGCGCGTGCGCAGCGGCAGCATTACCCTCAACCACGACGGCGGCCGCTGGCTGTCGCTGGGCCTGCCCGGTGACTTGCCCGCGGCTGTGCGCGAGGTGAACGGCCAATGGCAGCGTCAACCGTAG
- a CDS encoding transglycosylase SLT domain-containing protein yields the protein MAASTVATSVSQLLRALLLATGLCACAVHAQEVPPPAYQLAAQRAGIPSTVLYAVALQESGVRRNGRIVPWPWSLNVAGQSRRFATRADACSGLQQAMRATPHTRIDAGLGQINLGYHKHRFTSACDLLDPYRNLAIAAEILKEQHTSGEDWLLAIGRYHRPAGGEPAARYRRSVSRHLARVQGARPNAAVLATRQETSP from the coding sequence ATGGCAGCGTCAACCGTAGCGACCTCCGTCTCGCAGCTCTTGCGCGCACTGCTGCTTGCTACCGGCCTGTGCGCCTGCGCCGTCCATGCCCAGGAGGTTCCACCACCGGCCTACCAGCTCGCCGCACAGCGGGCGGGCATCCCCTCGACCGTACTCTACGCCGTGGCCTTGCAGGAGAGCGGTGTTCGGCGCAACGGGCGCATCGTCCCGTGGCCGTGGTCCCTCAATGTCGCCGGCCAGTCGCGCCGCTTCGCCACGCGCGCCGACGCCTGCTCGGGCTTGCAACAGGCAATGCGCGCCACGCCCCACACGCGCATCGATGCAGGCCTGGGCCAGATCAACCTCGGTTACCACAAGCACCGCTTCACCAGCGCGTGCGACCTGCTGGACCCTTATCGCAACCTCGCCATCGCCGCTGAGATCCTGAAGGAGCAGCACACGTCCGGCGAAGACTGGCTGTTGGCGATCGGCCGCTACCACCGTCCTGCGGGCGGCGAGCCCGCCGCCCGCTACCGGCGCAGCGTGTCGCGCCATCTCGCGCGTGTGCAGGGCGCACGCCCAAACGCCGCGGTGCTCGCCACGCGCCAGGAGACTTCCCCATGA
- a CDS encoding integrating conjugative element protein — protein MTKSHLALRGLLVLLAGLPLASRAGDPLIVVEDRGGTSALPYYEALNLQPRADVPARPPIPTPQVPATPADEAAMLPVRSAKLTPGTVARRVIEAPGLRPFVVIGDDDASRAWLQRRGIALRERGAVGLVVNVETAQGLARLRALVPGVPLAPVAGDDLADRLGLRHYPALITATGIEQ, from the coding sequence ATGACGAAATCCCATCTGGCCCTGCGGGGCCTGCTTGTGCTGCTGGCGGGTCTGCCGCTGGCATCGCGTGCCGGCGATCCGCTGATCGTGGTCGAAGATCGCGGTGGCACGTCGGCGCTGCCGTACTACGAGGCCCTCAACCTCCAGCCGCGCGCCGATGTCCCGGCCCGGCCGCCCATTCCGACGCCACAGGTTCCCGCCACACCCGCGGACGAGGCAGCGATGCTGCCGGTGCGCAGCGCCAAACTCACGCCTGGCACCGTCGCGCGGCGCGTGATCGAAGCGCCCGGCCTGCGGCCGTTCGTGGTCATCGGCGACGACGACGCCTCCCGGGCCTGGTTGCAGCGCCGCGGCATTGCTTTGCGCGAACGCGGCGCGGTCGGCTTGGTGGTCAATGTCGAGACCGCGCAGGGCCTGGCACGGCTGCGTGCCCTGGTGCCGGGCGTGCCGCTCGCGCCCGTAGCCGGAGACGACCTGGCCGATCGCCTGGGCCTGCGGCACTACCCGGCGCTGATCACGGCCACCGGCATCGAGCAATGA